A stretch of Portunus trituberculatus isolate SZX2019 chromosome 48, ASM1759143v1, whole genome shotgun sequence DNA encodes these proteins:
- the LOC123498980 gene encoding uncharacterized protein LOC123498980, translating to MDEKEFEEILNFVSKSKYPENIKSKDSRSNWRKKCRPFTCCKDELFYNHKKYGSLLVVKGIKEKKRIIESSHLQHDGRHHGINRTLKKISTNYYWRTIAKDVHSYVKVECAVCVGQAAAAAATGVQQGSREGMEGVERAKDRIVDRAMEQIGLDVIGTILEPGAPSPPPPSNAFKCEAVPTPTSTLALPIPSEQAMVRCGLDLLGPLAETHKGRRFIAVLTDSATGWAEAMALTEATTEAVGAFLAEVVGRHGAVEELLARPSQEEFCVRLSERIFALMGLSVRVLGVVDSPGSWHNSLLCGALTRLSDTHRYTWDLLLPPALLSYRSFPQNSRAACPFTLLYGRPVRLPSLAPPLPPSGSQDEVTVLVEHMAEYIKGLAGPPHHFTPSTNQTGSQFSPTFQAPNTGPFPPTVVSPSTPASQPPAAPILSTTHNTAMYTIPATTGISTHTMCAPPPPLPAPPPPPTATPTAGSLIVSTSATSLPVHTATDAHTSHMVMIHTDGKAYTDSFYVICPQ from the exons ATGGATGAGAAAGAATTTGAAGAGATCTTGAATTTTGTTTCTAAGAGTAAGTATCcagaaaatattaaaagcaAGGACAGCAGAAGCAACTGGCGGAAAAAATGCCGTCCATTCACCTGCTGCAAAGATGAGCTTTTCTACAATCACAAAAAGTATGGATCCTTACTGGTGGTGAAAGGCattaaggagaagaagaggatcatTGAATCCAGCCACCTGCAGCATGACGGCCGCCACCATGGCATAAACAGAAC tctcaAGAAGATCAGCACCAACTACTACTGGCGCACCATTGCCAAGGATGTACACAGCTATGTCAAGGTGgaatgtgcagtgtgtgtggggcaggctgctgctgctgctgcaactgggGTGCAGCAGGGGTCcagggaggggatggagggggtGGAGCGTGCCAAGGACAGGATTGTGGATCGAGCCATGGAGCAAATTGGTCTTGATGTCATTGGCACCATCTTAGAGCCTGGggcaccctctcctcccccaccaagCAATGCTTTCAAGTGTGAGGCAGTGCCTACCCCCACTTCCACCCTGGCCCTCCCCATTCCCAGTGAGCAGGCCATGGTCCGCTGTGGCCTGGACCTGCTAGGGCCACTTGCTGAGACCCACAAGGGCAGGCGGTTCATTGCAGTCTTGACAGACAGTGCTACAGGCTGGGCAGAGGCCATGGCTCTGACAGAGGCCACCACGGAGGCCGTTGGGGCCTTCCTGGCTGAGGTGGTGGGCCGCCATGGAGCAGTGGAGGAGCTGCTGGCCCGGCCCAGTCAAGAAGAATTTTGTGTTCGTCTCAGTGAACGTATTTTTGCACTCATGGGCCTGAGTGTACGTGTGTTGGGTGTTGTGGACTCCCCAGGAAGCTGGCACAACAGCCTGCTGTGTGGTGCTCTCACGAGGCTCAGCGACACCCACCGCTACACTTGGGACCTGCTCCTGCCACCGGCCCTCCTCTCATACCGCTCCTTTCCCCAGAACAGCCGGGCAGCCTGTCCCTTCACACTGTTGTACGGCCGACCGGTGCGCCTGCCGTccctcgccccgcccctcccACCGTCAGGGTCACAGGATGAGGTGACTGTCCTGGTGGAGCACATGGCTGAATACATCAAGGGTCTGGCTGGTCCCCCTCACCACTTCACTCCATCCACAAATCAAACAGGAAGCCAGTTTTCTCCAACATTCCAGGCCCCCAACACAGGCCCATTTCCCCCAACTGTTGTCTCACCCAGCACtcctgccagccagccaccagcTGCCCCTATCTTGTCCACCACACACAATACAGCCATGTACACCATCCCTGCCACCACAGGCATCAGCACACACACCATGTgtgcacctccaccaccactgccagcaccaccaccacctcctacaGCCACACCCACCGCTGGCTCATTGATTGTCTCCACCTCAGCCACCAGTCTTCCAGTGCACACAGCCACAGATGCACATACCAGCCACATGGTCATGATACACACAGATGGGAAAGCATACACAGACTCTTTCTATGTAATCTGTCCAcagtga